aatatggttaaaaatatttataatattataaatttaaatttctttatataaaatatttgtataattttttttattttaattcaaagttaatccaataaattttaaaatatgattaaaaatatttataacattttaaatagtttaaatttaaattaaaatttctttaaataaaatatctacataatttttttttaaatatatataataatattataaaattaataaaaaatgtcaattaataggatattctattaattaataggatattctattaaaattaaaattaaagtagAACCACTTAAGAGCCTGCTCGAAAACCACTCAAGAGCCTCTTCGAAAACCCAACTACATTGGTCCCAGGCGTCAACTTTGAGCATCTCACAAGGCCAtatctgattttttttctttaattcctTGATATGGTTTTTgtttattgtttattcaattgttctctttttatttatttgtttgatCTTTGGTGCATGTTTTTTTTGGTGATTTGGATCTAAAAATTAGTTGTTGTTCTGGTGTGTAGGTGGttggaagaagatgaagaaggtgaagaaaaaaatttgaaaatagatTGAGGTAAATGTGGTTTCAAAATAggttgattttgtgttaatttttgGTATGATTTGGATATGAAAAATATGTTAAGTTGTGGTGGTGGTAGTGGGTTTAGTTGGGGCTGGTGTGGTGGTTCCAATGAAGACTGGTGGTGGGTGTTTGGAGGTAGTGTTGAGAGAAAATGGGTGAAGATGGTTACAGTGAAAGAaaatgaagagaaaaaaaaataaaaaatttaatttttaaatgagttattacattcatatttttatttatatttaaataattaatgttaCGTTTACCACTACAAATATATCACATTGTATTTGTGGATATTGTAACATGTCTTACTTagcacttaaattttttttttgaatgaaagtaTATAGAGCAAAACAAAATGTATGTTTGATAAATTTTGccgttaaaaaattaatttatagaaTTAAGTATCACAAATCATATAATTTAGTTGAAGTTAATATcccaatttataataataaaaaatctggTCATCTTCTCGTATCTGTATCTGTATCCTACAATTTATGTATTTATgcctttttaataaattttgaattagATTATTTTACTCACCTATTTTAATAAagagcttttttatttttgcacttcaaaagggttttttttttatatatttttacggaattctacatagaaatccctattgcaactagtgctgcaacctaaatcgcaacaaaaaaatcatatagaAACCTTATTCCAACTAGCGCTGTAACCTCTTTAGAAatccaaactgtaaatttgaaaaaaaaaaaaaaaattaaaagaaaattatataggGTAATTCCCCTTTTCAAGGAAACTCTAATGATTTTACATCTTTTCTCTATCACGTATTTTgaatgatttttttcttttagcaatccaatttcaattaaaaattatattcaatttcaatttatatataaaaagtaatGTTTAGTTGCCTTAAGTGGAAATTTAGTTTAACAATCCAATTCCAGTGAAGAATTATATTGTACATACAAAACTTTAGAAGATGAAGTTGGAAAAAACATATAACTGTGCAACTACCGCAGAGCACTAAAAGAACTTCATTACTTACCAATTTTATTTCATGacaattatcagttaattatccATTTCCGCAATCTGTAATATTTAAGACATCTCCCATATAAAAGATATCATAAATTTGGTATGAAAAAAAATGGGTAAATACTATATTTAGCATATAATTGTGCTTtaaatatacacataaaaagtaattattattgattattattaaatatgttaATTAGAAAAAGTGTATTTAAGGGACCcattatataaaataacaatattatataaaaaagataTGTATTAATTGTGTATTAAATTTGACACAATAAATCTTTTGTACCAAATTTGGTATATTATACAAATTTAGTAcaccataaatatatatagatatatatctATCCCTGGCAGTTTGTGAGGAAAGGTCCACAATTATCTCACCCTTTACTTTATATAGCTTGTGTATCTGTAATCCTTaccaaaaataagaaaaaatttatgtttatatataaacCTGTAAAATCATGAAACTATTAACTGTCCAATATTAAGGGGTTGGGTTGGCTTGTCCTCCACCTAATTATCATATAGAGATTATCAAAATGATTCCTCTAACTTTGATTTTTGTTCTTCTTAACATTTTTTATTCATCTTCATTGTTAGCAGGATCAACACCAGCAAATGAATCATATTACTTACCATTCCTTCAATGTATGCAAAATAGCACAAAAAGCATTAAGGTGAAGGACATAATCTATAACGAAGCCAACCCTTCCTACACCTCTGTTCTCCGAGCCTACATTAGAAACTCTCGTTTCAACACTTCCTCTACCTTAAAGCCTTCCCTCATCATCACCCCCGCCACCGAGTCCGACGTGGCCGCTGCCGTGTTATGCACCAAAGCCACTAGCCTCCGCCTCAAAACTCGAAGCGGCGGACATGACTATGCCGGCGTATCGTACACCTCTACCGTCCCATTTGTCATCCTTGACATGTTCCAGCTCCGATCAGTCACCGTGGATGTTGCTGATCAATCGGCTTGGGTTCAGGCCGGCGCTACGCTCGGTGAGCTTTACTACAACATTTGGAACAAAAGCAAGGTACTTGGCTTCCCGGCCGGAATATGCCCGACTGTTGGCGCAGGCGGACACATCAGTGGTGGAGGTTATGGTAATATGATTAGAAAATATGGCTTGGCTAGTGACTATGTCATTGATGCTAAAATAGTGGACGCCAAAGGTAACATTCTTGACAGAAAACAAATGGGGGAAGATCTTTTCTGGGCCATCCGAGGTGGTGGCGGAGCCAGTTTTGGTGTCATTTTGTCTTACAAGATCAAGCTCGTTCAGGTAatgttttgaatttaaaatgaaGCATATTGCTAGCttgtattaaattcaaattaatttcttTACAGGTTCCGGAAACCGTGACTGTTTTCAACGCTGAAAGGACCTTAGAAAACAAGAATGATAGCATGACTGATTTCGTTGTCCAATGGCAAAAGGTTGCCCCAACCACAGATGAAGGCCTTTTCATGAGAATGCTCGTACAACCATCTACTTCTACTGTCACAAAAGGAGAGAAGACAATGAAAGTAACCATCGTTGCCCAATATCTCGGCAATGCTGACACACTCGTTTCTGTTATGGGAAAAGAGTTTCCACTGTTGGGATTGAAGAAGGAGGATTGTAAggaattgagttggatcaattCCGTTCTTTGGTGGCTTAAATTGAAAAACGACACTGCTACCCCCGAAGTTTTGCTGGATCGGAATGTTAACTCGGCGATTTTCGGCATAAGAAAGTCGGATTACGTTCAGAAAGAAATATCTGCAACTGTGTTGGAATCGATTTGGAAAAAGATGACTCCAGGCAAAGTAGGACTGGTTTTCAATCCTTATGGAGGAAAAATGAACAAGGTTCCTTCGACGGAGACTCCTTTTCCTCATCGAGCTGGGAATCTTTTTAAGGTTCAATACTCAGTAGGTTGGAAAGAAGACGAGGCTCAAGCCGAGAGCAAATATTTGGAAGAGATAAGGAGTCTTTATAGTTTTATGACTCCATATGTGTCCCAAAATCCAAGGTCTGCTTTCTTGAATTATAGGGACTTGGACATTGGTATCAATAACTTTGGTAAGAATAGCTATGAGGAAGGAAAGGTTTATGGAGTGAAATACTTTGGCAACAATTTTGATAGGCTGGTGAAGGTGAAGAGTGCAGTTGATCCAGAGAACTTCTTTAAGAGTGAACAGAGTATCCCTGTTCTAATTTCTCCTGCAAAAGCTTATAGAAAAACTTTACAATAGAGCATTATACTAGTTGGGGAACAAGATGAATACCATAACTTTTGCCCAATATTTAGCATATCTTATATACATGGGTGATTATTTACATATGTAACTTTTATGTTTGGCTATAAGAGCATTTCAATGCAAACATTAATAGTTGGCAAATATACATATCattctaaaaaatatacatatttttttttattttttctatcatTCAAATAAGATTTGtcaaattttctttaaaaaaatctaaaagtTGTCCACCATCATCTCACATTACAttaagttaataattttttagataaaaaaaaaaaattcatacgaCTATTGTCTTACAACCGctattggagatgctctaacaTTGTTAAtagataaaaatttaattttttaaattaaattgataataattaattatatactaaaaataaataaattttttaattaaaatatttaaaaatacccttttagcataatatttataattttttttaatttaaattcttaatattattttatgaactaacccatttaattataatatgtgcgataattttttttttataaattcaaCGACAGTAATAAATAAGACGTACTAGAACATTACCTTATTATCTTTCATAGTTTTGTTTTTAGGGCTCATTTGGTATGTTGTAAAAGAGTCGTATTGTGTTAAGTAATAAGTAACACTATGTTtggataaaatattatattgtattaattattatgacaataaattttaatacaatttatattgaattatttaatacataacaaattatttgtattaacttgtattatgattttgtaaaatttaccaatCTATATGTATTACCCTCTGGGGATATCAAATTTTGACAAGTATATCTATGTTATCAAGATGTAACGGGAATAGAGTAAAAGTCAGTATAGAACTTTCTTGAATAACTTTCTAGTAGGCTTAaaggtagttttttttttttttttttttttttttaaaaaaaaggcttAAAAGTAATTTAGTCATTAGCTTTACTCGCAAAGTCTAGAAAATTTTAGATAGGTTATTATACTTCTCTAGAATAACTATTTCACCCAGAGTAATTACCATCTCAGATGTAAATTTCTAATATTGATTCAAATCTTGAAATTTGAGTACGTGCAGCCTAAAGGGCTAAAACACCATCCTTCTCAACATATAGGTCCTTTCTAAGATTTATTTGattatcttctaatgttcctttctAAATAATATTCATACCGACTTACAGCTCTCACTCAACATCAGGTGTAATGACCGCTTAGTTTTATTATGACTAAAGTCGGAGCAACATTACACAAAGGAGCCCGTCCCAAGGCTTGGATGAGGTACGACAACTTAGTTGAGATCACACCACTAGATTCTTTAGTCCAGACCCATCTATCCTTACCCTGACCACTCGATTTACCATCGCTCAATATAAAATCAATTGTTTCCTTGTCAAAGAGATCATTAAGCTTCCGGATGTCCCAATTCCCGTCAGGTAAAAGTAAATCTTCCACAAGTTCAATCTCCCCCTGGGGATTGTGCATGGGCCTAGGGTAGAAATCTCTCCCATGGATAATATAAGGGTCGTTCCAAATGCTCGTATCCCTCATAACTATAAGCTTGCAAGCCCCTTTCTTCAAAATCTCTTTTGTACTCACCACATTCTTCCAAAACCAGGAGTCAAAATTCTTAACGCACAATCAAAGAACTGTCTACCCCGAAGGTATTTGGCTCTAAGCACATTATAGCACAACGACTGCTCATCATTGGGAAGATCCCAGCCCCATTTGGCTAAGAGGGCTTGGTTCATTTCTAAGGATTTTCTGAAACTAAGACAACCATGAGACTTGGGCAAGCACAGATGATCCCAGGCCTTTAGGCAGATTTCTCGATTACCTTGCTCATAGCCCCACCAAAAATCTCTTACCATCTCATCAATTCTAGAGGAGAGTTTTTTTGAGAGCTTTGTCGTCTACATCGTATAAACTAGCAAGGCAAACCCTACAGATTTGATCAAAGTGGCACGACCTGTCTTAGAAAGCGATTCTAGTTTCCACCCATGCAACTTATTTACCAGGTTATCCAGAATAAAATTGAAATCGACATCCTTTTGGCGAGATCTAAACAGCGGGAGTCCCTGATAATTTATATTACCCATCACACAGTTAAGCCCCAGAGCCTGTTTGATACCCCTTTTCATACCGTTGCTCATGTTACCGCTGAAGAAGATGGACGTTTTgagcttattaattctttgaccCGACCAATTGCAGAATTTCTCTAAACACTGCGACAACCCCTTAGCTTCGTCCAAATTTTCCCTTCCCACCAAAATCAGATCGTCTGCAAAGAAAAGGTGGGATAGTCTTGGGCCATCTCTGCTCAACTTGATACCTTTAATGGTTCCGCAACtcaaggcattctcaagaaTACGGGAAAGAAGTTTTGCAGCACAGATAAAAATGTATGGAGAAAGGGGATCTCCTTGACGTATGCCACACTCAGGGAATAAACTACTAATCTTTCTACCATTAAGGAAAAGGTTGAAATATGTCGTAGTGAGGCACTGACAAACCCACTGGCAGAACTTCTCAGGGGCCCTGAAGCTGCAAAGAACATGGTTGATAAATGACCAGCTTAACTTGTCATATGCTTTAACCAGGTCAGTTTTAATTGCGAAAAAGCCTTctctcccttttttttttcttgaaagagTGGATTATCTTCTGGATTAAGACATTATTATCCTGAATGCTCCTATCTGGAACAAAAGCAGCTTGGGTAGGGCAAATCAGTCTCGGGAGGATCACTCTAATTTTGTTCGCAATAATTTTGGAGATTACCTTATAGATAACATTGCACAGGGAGATTGGTCTAAATTGGGACACTTTCTTTGAGTTGggaattttaggaataaaaGTCACTTTAGTAGCATTAAAACAACCGACTCTAATCAGcttatacaataaaaaaaaaaaaaagaaaactaatctttaagagaaatgctaaagggaaccaatggtgcctagcaccctcttatgtgtcaatatcgctattagtccaactaagtatcgggtcttatagagtttaatataatagcttttaaggagtatcgctagccaatcgcaacgcgacatatCAAGAAAgtactaggcaccactggtgtctaatagcaatgctcaatCTTTAATAGTAACCCATGGCTAGTGATGTCTCTATCACAAGCAAACACAAATTTTTACATGATTCAACTATTACTCTCTCCTTtccttcaaatatatatatatatatattaatcttttattattattattttgtacctTAGTGATAAAACACATTAATTAGTGACAAGTCAACAAAAAATTAcggattaaaatatatattgtacactTGGTCTGCTTATTTTATAGTAAAAGGAGTGCTACTGTCAATTTCTTATTAATTAcgattttttagttaatattcGTACCCAAAAACACATActggtattattttttttaaaattttttttcatgacgGTGTTCGTTTTGCTTACAACATCAtccttataaatttttgaaaaattttaaatagttgATAGTGTCGAAAATAgatttgaagttttttgaatTCACTTAGTAAATTTGAATATCAAGATATCTACTTTTAAGTATTGtaaactattcagaattttttaaaaatttacaaggatgatattataactataaataataccactataaaaaaaatttaaaagaactATTTCAACATGAAATTTTCTATATGAAATTTgatgaaaaaataataagagaTTATAGTTATCActcttattttaatatttaatttttcttttttcaaagaaGCTGTTTAAGACATTTGATTTTGTTGTACATATTagatattttggtaattatataTAGGGACCTCtcctttcaaaaataaaaaagaaaaaagtgagTGATCTCTCTATGATAAAATTATAACAGAACGCGTAATGGTCCAGGTTGGACCTGGTCAACTAAAGGTACGGTGCCCATTGTTTTGACTTTTGTGTAGTAAGACATGAACATCACGTTTAATATCCCTCATATCCTGCCTTATCTAGATAAGTaataatctttttctttttttttttttctaaaatgagCGTGTATTAATAATAGGAGTTAGATCTCGTGGtgattacaaaataaattagtCGGAATAGAGGAGACAGGGATCCCTCCATACCGCTTAAAGGTAAATGCCGACCTAGCCATATTCTGTGCAGCGAAATTATAAGTTCTACTAATATTAGTCAAAATATAACTcacaaaaagagaaaaagaacttTTACAAAATGAGGCATAAATGACAAGCCTCCAGCAAGACTCCTTTCCGTTTAGCAAATTGACCACAACCTTAGAATTGCTCTCGTTCATGACTCAGTTAGTAATGTAGTTTTTGGATGTGCTATCCCAATGATTGACACCATGGATTCGACTATGGCTAAAGCCTTAGCTTAGTGGTGTTCTCAAGTGAAGATGCCCATTGAGAAAATTGAGACAAATTCTAAAAGTAGTTTATTGGTTAAATTCTTTCTATACAAATTTATCTACTCTTTTGGATGTTATCAACTGTATCAAAACTTTTTTATCTTATACCCTTGATGAAGCTGTCAATCATATTACTCGAGATGTAAATGTTAGAGCACACAATGTAGGAAAGATGCATTAAGGCTAGATAAACAAAAAGTTCAGTTTAGAAAGGTAACATTCCAAATTTTCAAGAACAGAGAGCTTAATGAATTCTCAATATATGTTACacattttcaataaaaaaaagaaagaaaaagaaaaagaaattaggaaaaaaaaaagaaaaattatttaacaaaTAGTATAATTCAAGTAGTATtgctataaatatttttaatataaaatattaagcttttaatattaaatatgaagTGATAACTTAATAAGCAAATGAAACATAGTTGCTAAAAACAATAAAGAAAAATGAAGCATAGTACAACCGAGTACGACCGCTTCTTGAACAGGTCAACCAGTtattaaatttgtttattttattgcaaAAAGAGTCAAGAGCTGTTTAGTTGATGCCTAATCGAAAGAGCACCCCAATAAAAACActttaaattacactaaaattaaaATGTATTAGTAATGTATTTTTCTTCCTATTAGTATTAGTGTAATATAATCTTGAATCTTACTTATTTCAATATAGTTGCTATTATAAAAAATGACTAATTAGTAGTAATGTACTATCTCATAGTGATGTTGAGTATATTTAGTGTCAAGtaacaatatttttctttaaacgtagctatacattatttttcattatatttgttttttttattcttgatcttttctttctttctcatattttttatttaaataacaaatatataaaaatataatatgtaaatactatttaaaaatttaatgcaaggaaagaaaataaaattatcaaatatacTTTGAATAATTGAGTACCACTTGTTAGTAAATAATTAGTAGGATATAAGAacccttacaaaaaaaaaaaaaaaaaaaaacaattaatagGATGAGAACGAAACATTAATATGTAGTTATTACCATTatgagtaaaaaaaatataaatcaattcaagttaatttttcttcttatttggtttttcttttctcACTTTCATTCCGTGATGATGTTTAAGATGATGGCAGCACATGCATAATAATATTCTCTTATGGCACGTTTACTATACAGTATTCAGAATCGGAATAAATTAAAGGAGAAATGTAacggaataaatgaaaaataatcggaatcaatatttgtaatatgttgtttactaaatttttttggaAATGGAATGACagtgatttatcttgtttactttattaggaaacgtaatcggaatgcttaaattgactaaattacccttttgagttaaactatattatatggtagttattttgtaagacatattttaaaggataaaattgtcattatatatttaatattaaaaaataaaataaaaataattaaaatccatTACCCTTAATGGCATTCCTTATAAAATTGGTGGGGGAAGTTCTCCCTTTCTTTTCTCCTTTATTTAATCAAGTTCTCCCtttcttaattttaataatgtaagtaaacaaatgtaagggaatgattaccttactattgattcccattacttattagtaaacatgccaTTAAAGCATTGTAAGAAAAGTAGGAAATGATTAGTGGATTACAATCGACAAGGAAGGTTCATTGAAAATTTTGAGTCAAAAACTTTGAACATAGAAAAGTTAATTAAGAAACCTATGTactcaaaagaaaaataaaacctaaTAAACATAGATGCCCAATTGTCCTTTATATAAACCACTC
This region of Cannabis sativa cultivar Pink pepper isolate KNU-18-1 chromosome 7, ASM2916894v1, whole genome shotgun sequence genomic DNA includes:
- the LOC115696994 gene encoding berberine bridge enzyme-like 21, translating into MIPLTLIFVLLNIFYSSSLLAGSTPANESYYLPFLQCMQNSTKSIKVKDIIYNEANPSYTSVLRAYIRNSRFNTSSTLKPSLIITPATESDVAAAVLCTKATSLRLKTRSGGHDYAGVSYTSTVPFVILDMFQLRSVTVDVADQSAWVQAGATLGELYYNIWNKSKVLGFPAGICPTVGAGGHISGGGYGNMIRKYGLASDYVIDAKIVDAKGNILDRKQMGEDLFWAIRGGGGASFGVILSYKIKLVQVPETVTVFNAERTLENKNDSMTDFVVQWQKVAPTTDEGLFMRMLVQPSTSTVTKGEKTMKVTIVAQYLGNADTLVSVMGKEFPLLGLKKEDCKELSWINSVLWWLKLKNDTATPEVLLDRNVNSAIFGIRKSDYVQKEISATVLESIWKKMTPGKVGLVFNPYGGKMNKVPSTETPFPHRAGNLFKVQYSVGWKEDEAQAESKYLEEIRSLYSFMTPYVSQNPRSAFLNYRDLDIGINNFGKNSYEEGKVYGVKYFGNNFDRLVKVKSAVDPENFFKSEQSIPVLISPAKAYRKTLQ